A part of Desulfobacter sp. genomic DNA contains:
- a CDS encoding sigma-54-dependent Fis family transcriptional regulator: MSRVLVIDDDTKICLFFTELLKDMGLEFKTANTLGEARKEIAARSFDLVLLDLDLPDGNGLGFMPELTALPDPPEVIIVTGTGDAGGAELAFKYNAWDYVQKPFLLNEVTLPITRALEYRKEKQTESHPVPLVRKDIIGASPVLEKCLEEVAKAAATDVSVLITGETGTGKELFARAVHDNSPRAGRPFVAVDCGALPDTLVESTLFGHAKGAFTGAGKDQEGLITRADRGTLMLDEVGDLPLPAQRSLLRTLQERTVRPVGSTREIPVDIRLIAATHLNLDELVTRDLFRKDLLYRIRTMTITLPPLRERGDDIEEIALKKIHELAARYNMPPKALSRSFLDALAAHPWPGNVRELVNLLEYVLASAGADPTIFPKHLPPEYRVAGLKFNDSSRETDPAVPDALDPDLPLPTLSTYRDRAEKTYLKELLNRSKGDRKAACHTSGISQSRLYGLLAKHGIPGFGSSE; the protein is encoded by the coding sequence ATGAGCCGGGTATTGGTTATTGACGATGATACAAAGATCTGCCTCTTTTTCACAGAGCTTCTCAAGGATATGGGCCTTGAATTCAAAACAGCCAATACCCTGGGAGAGGCCCGCAAGGAGATCGCCGCCCGCAGCTTTGACCTGGTGCTTTTAGACCTGGATCTTCCCGACGGCAACGGCCTGGGCTTCATGCCCGAACTGACCGCCCTCCCCGACCCGCCGGAGGTGATCATCGTCACCGGCACAGGAGATGCCGGGGGCGCGGAGCTGGCCTTTAAATACAATGCCTGGGATTATGTCCAGAAACCCTTTCTCCTCAACGAAGTCACCCTGCCCATCACCAGGGCCCTTGAATACCGCAAGGAAAAACAAACGGAGAGCCACCCGGTCCCCCTGGTCCGCAAAGATATCATCGGCGCCTCCCCGGTCCTTGAGAAATGCCTGGAAGAGGTGGCCAAGGCCGCGGCCACAGATGTCAGCGTACTCATCACCGGGGAAACCGGCACGGGAAAGGAATTATTTGCCAGGGCCGTCCACGACAACAGCCCCCGGGCCGGCCGCCCCTTTGTGGCCGTGGACTGCGGGGCCCTGCCCGACACCCTGGTGGAAAGCACCCTATTCGGCCATGCAAAAGGCGCCTTCACCGGGGCCGGCAAAGACCAGGAGGGGCTGATCACCCGGGCGGACCGGGGCACCCTCATGCTGGACGAGGTGGGGGACCTGCCCCTTCCCGCCCAGCGGTCCCTGCTGAGGACCCTCCAGGAACGGACGGTCCGCCCTGTGGGCAGCACCAGGGAAATCCCCGTAGACATACGCCTCATTGCCGCCACCCACCTGAACCTGGATGAACTGGTGACCCGGGACCTGTTCAGAAAGGATCTGCTTTACCGGATCCGGACCATGACCATCACCCTGCCGCCCCTGCGGGAACGGGGAGATGACATTGAAGAGATTGCCCTGAAAAAAATCCATGAACTGGCGGCCCGCTATAACATGCCTCCCAAAGCCCTCTCCAGAAGCTTTCTGGATGCATTGGCCGCCCATCCCTGGCCCGGAAACGTCCGGGAGCTGGTAAATCTCCTGGAATATGTCCTGGCCTCCGCCGGTGCGGACCCCACGATCTTTCCCAAGCACCTGCCCCCGGAATACCGGGTGGCCGGCCTGAAATTCAACGATTCCTCCAGGGAGACAGACCCAGCCGTCCCGGACGCCCTTGACCCGGACCTGCCCCTGCCCACGCTATCCACTTACCGCGACCGGGCGGAAAAAACCTATCTCAAAGAATTGCTGAACCGGTCAAAGGGGGACAGGAAAGCCGCCTGCCACACCTCGGGCATCTCCCAGTCACGGCTGTATGGCCTGCTGGCCAAACACGGCATCCCAGGATTCGGTTCTTCAGAATAG